GTGGGTTAGGGAATGGTGGTTGAGCGGCGGGCTTTGTAGTGTTAGCCATGGTCCGTGGTGGGTTTTGCCGGTTGCTGACGCCGGGGAGGGGGACTGACATGTTTTACTTCTTTGAAGTCGGGCGCAACGATCCCTGCGAATGCGGGAGCGGCAGGAAGTACAAGCGCTGCTGCAAGGGCAGGGTGGACGAGTACGTGCGGAGGTGGCGGGGGCGCTGGGACTGGGTGGAGCCGCCGCTGCTCGACGCTCTCTCCCTGGCATGCGGCCTGCGGCCGGACGAGGACGACAGGCCGCCGGACCCCGGGAAGGTCGAGGAGGCCCTCGACGCACTGAGCAAGGTGTGGGGGGCGGAAAGCGAGGACGGGTTCGTTGCGGGGCTGCTGCCACGCCTGGAAACGCTGGCGACGCTCCTTCGTACCAGGGACATGCTGAGCGACGGGATGTTCGGGGTCCATGAACTGTGGGAGGCTCTGAGGGCGCTCAACGAGTTGGACGAGGAAGCCGGCCCGGCTACGGCGGAGAGGGAGTTTGAGCGCCTGATGGAAGAGTTCCTGCCGGCGTTGGTCGACCGGGAGCGGGCGGAGGAGATGGCGTGGGCTTTATTGTTCCTGCTGCGGGGCGAGGAATGGACCGCCTCCGAACTGGAGTCCATCATCCTCGGGCTGCATTTTTGCCTGGAAGAGAAGGCCGTCTTCAATCCCCTGTGGGAGACGGTGTTCAGGGTGTGCATCTACGAGGCGGCCGCGGCGCTCAACGATATGCAGCAACTGACGGAGGAAGGAAAGACCCTCGACGTGGAGGCTGTGGAAGATTTCCTTGACCGGCACCCGATTATGGAACGGGAATGGTCGCGGGTGGTCCGGGAAAGAACGTCGCGCGCCGTTATCGCCATTCTTAAGGGGGCGATACCCCTGGACGTTCCGCCCTATGCGGTGGCGGGCGCCCTGTTAGGCATCGCC
This DNA window, taken from Thermoanaerobacterales bacterium, encodes the following:
- a CDS encoding SEC-C metal-binding domain-containing protein → MFYFFEVGRNDPCECGSGRKYKRCCKGRVDEYVRRWRGRWDWVEPPLLDALSLACGLRPDEDDRPPDPGKVEEALDALSKVWGAESEDGFVAGLLPRLETLATLLRTRDMLSDGMFGVHELWEALRALNELDEEAGPATAEREFERLMEEFLPALVDRERAEEMAWALLFLLRGEEWTASELESIILGLHFCLEEKAVFNPLWETVFRVCIYEAAAALNDMQQLTEEGKTLDVEAVEDFLDRHPIMEREWSRVVRERTSRAVIAILKGAIPLDVPPYAVAGALLGIAAHIRDLAEV